One genomic region from Candidatus Nanosynbacter sp. TM7-074 encodes:
- the radA gene encoding DNA repair protein RadA, whose protein sequence is MAKSRSQFICQQCGASFSKWAGKCENCGEWNSLVEQVISSGGSSAVDKSAGRGKALKTASVREAVAESGLERLSTGIDDLDVVLGGGFLAGGVVLVAGQPGIGKSTLLAQVAAYIAGSKSVLYVSGEESISQVKLRAERLGAADSEKLHLASSNSAEDIAASIQQGGYDLVIVDSVQTISLSEISSAPGSVSQITNSSNVIIRAAKSSGTAVILVGHVTKEGSIAGPKILEHLVDVVLNFEGDRYGGFRVVRAQKNRYGSTNEAAIFEMDDQGLRIVKNPSAELLAERRNLDGSIVLATMEGARPLLVEIQALVNPTNFGYPKRTASGFDLNRLNLLVAVLEKRTKLKLVDKDIYVNVVGGLKLNDPAADLAVAMAIASASAGRSLDEGAVVFGEIGLGGEVRSAINWQARIKEAKKLGFTYAIAPKVHKDKFIKGVSDMRQALIDYLQ, encoded by the coding sequence ATGGCAAAATCTCGAAGTCAATTTATCTGTCAGCAGTGTGGTGCTAGTTTTTCAAAATGGGCGGGTAAGTGTGAAAATTGTGGGGAGTGGAATTCGTTGGTTGAGCAGGTTATTTCTTCAGGAGGTTCGTCTGCTGTCGATAAATCAGCTGGGCGTGGCAAAGCTTTAAAAACTGCTAGCGTTCGTGAAGCCGTGGCTGAATCTGGGCTAGAAAGATTAAGCACGGGAATTGATGATTTGGACGTGGTTTTAGGCGGTGGCTTTTTGGCTGGTGGTGTGGTGCTGGTGGCGGGCCAGCCGGGAATTGGAAAAAGTACTCTGCTAGCGCAGGTTGCAGCGTATATTGCTGGCTCAAAATCTGTTTTATATGTTAGTGGCGAGGAATCGATTTCGCAGGTCAAATTACGAGCAGAACGTTTGGGCGCGGCTGATTCGGAAAAGTTACATCTAGCGTCTAGTAATAGCGCCGAGGATATTGCTGCGTCAATTCAGCAGGGCGGATATGATTTGGTGATTGTTGATTCGGTGCAGACTATTTCCTTGAGTGAAATTTCTTCAGCACCAGGTTCGGTTAGCCAAATCACCAACTCTTCAAATGTAATTATTCGTGCCGCCAAATCTTCTGGTACAGCGGTGATTTTGGTTGGTCACGTCACCAAAGAAGGTTCGATTGCTGGGCCAAAGATATTAGAGCATTTGGTGGATGTTGTACTGAATTTTGAAGGGGATCGTTATGGTGGTTTTCGAGTTGTTCGGGCGCAGAAAAATCGCTATGGTTCGACTAACGAGGCGGCAATTTTCGAGATGGACGATCAGGGTTTAAGAATTGTTAAGAATCCGTCAGCAGAACTTTTAGCGGAGCGGCGGAACTTGGATGGCTCAATTGTGCTGGCGACTATGGAGGGTGCACGGCCACTGTTAGTTGAAATCCAAGCGCTGGTGAATCCGACAAATTTTGGCTATCCTAAGCGCACGGCAAGCGGCTTTGATTTGAATCGGCTGAATTTGCTGGTGGCGGTCTTGGAGAAGCGTACAAAATTGAAATTGGTGGATAAGGATATTTATGTCAACGTAGTCGGTGGATTAAAATTGAACGATCCAGCGGCGGATTTGGCAGTAGCCATGGCAATTGCTAGCGCTAGCGCTGGTCGGAGTTTAGATGAGGGGGCTGTAGTGTTTGGTGAAATTGGTTTGGGCGGTGAAGTTCGCTCAGCGATTAATTGGCAGGCTCGAATCAAGGAGGCGAAGAAATTAGGTTTCACTTACGCGATTGCTCCAAAAGTTCATAAAGATAAATTTATAAAAGGCGTCAGTGATATGCGGCAGGCGTTGATTGACTATTTACAATAA
- a CDS encoding ATP-dependent Clp protease ATP-binding subunit encodes MSEDFSELEPRLTETARASLERAGFLAHNEGRDYVGTEHILLGVLAQNSSLGAKILAENGVTLDRAEMVLNLTAKPLVVTVVKKGLSAEVAELIRTSWQLAVEFGQERIGTEHIVYSMLLQHEARATKLLRDMNIDIEQLRGNLEDVFDKQQFESLQKNQTTTTKKSADLKILDKFGVDLTRRASEGFLDPVIGRSAEIQRMITILGRRSKNNPALIGEPGVGKTAVVEGLAQKIADNKVPEFLKGKRLFQLDLTAMIAGTKYRGQFEERLQKVLAVAKKHQEVILFIDELHLLVGAGSAEGSMDAANVLKPALARGEVRLIGATTFDEYRKHIEKDAALGRRFQAVTVAEPSPEEAVEMMRGLRDNLAKHHQVQIPDEMLIEAVDLSQRYVTERFLPDKAIDVIDEAASLLKSNLPRKLSRKDKLSRQIKRLAGRIDAAVEAENYQQAAEFKAQMRQLELQADKLRNEVDSKPMLTEEYLRRAVSAMTNIPIDRLSLNQMRDLIQLEKHLSRSVLGQDEAIEQLARAIRRNKAGLSRQSGPLGSFIFLGPTGVGKTELARVLAREVFGGDDNLIKIDMSEFSERHTASRLIGAPAGYVGYDDGGKLTDKVRRRPYSVVLFDEIEKAHPDVLNLLLQILEDGKLSDSHGRTISFRQTIIILTSNVGAEQMIQDSELGFASSGQKKTSHTDRHNRNSRAALRELESFLRPELIGRFDGVITFKPLARSVVRKIFDNLTIDLIKAVERHEMTLDITPSTKRWLIDRGFDEQRGVRVLRRTIQSELADPLSDVLLSNKAKPGDILQAKIDKNKVIIDVKRA; translated from the coding sequence ATGTCAGAGGATTTTTCTGAGCTAGAACCTCGTTTAACGGAAACAGCTCGCGCCAGTTTGGAGCGAGCAGGTTTCCTAGCGCATAACGAAGGTCGCGATTATGTCGGCACGGAGCATATTTTACTTGGTGTATTGGCACAGAATTCGTCGCTTGGGGCTAAGATTTTAGCGGAAAATGGCGTGACGTTAGATAGGGCGGAAATGGTGCTTAATCTAACTGCTAAGCCTTTGGTGGTTACAGTCGTAAAAAAGGGCTTAAGTGCCGAAGTGGCTGAGCTGATTCGTACGTCATGGCAGTTGGCGGTTGAGTTTGGACAGGAGCGAATTGGTACGGAACATATTGTGTATAGCATGCTGTTGCAGCATGAGGCGCGGGCAACTAAGCTGCTGCGTGATATGAATATTGACATTGAGCAGCTGCGCGGAAATCTGGAGGATGTGTTTGATAAACAGCAATTTGAGTCGCTGCAGAAGAATCAGACTACAACAACTAAAAAATCTGCCGATTTGAAGATTCTGGATAAATTTGGCGTGGATTTGACACGGCGGGCTAGTGAAGGATTTTTAGATCCAGTGATTGGCCGGTCGGCAGAGATTCAGCGGATGATTACCATACTGGGACGCCGCAGTAAGAATAATCCAGCGCTAATCGGCGAGCCGGGTGTTGGTAAAACCGCGGTAGTTGAAGGCTTGGCGCAAAAAATTGCCGATAATAAGGTGCCGGAGTTTTTGAAAGGTAAGCGGCTTTTCCAGCTGGACTTGACGGCAATGATTGCTGGGACGAAATATCGCGGGCAATTTGAGGAGCGACTGCAAAAAGTCTTAGCGGTTGCTAAGAAACACCAGGAAGTCATTTTGTTTATCGACGAGTTGCACTTGCTGGTTGGTGCTGGATCGGCGGAAGGTTCAATGGACGCGGCCAACGTATTAAAGCCAGCATTGGCACGCGGCGAAGTACGGCTAATTGGCGCGACGACGTTTGATGAATATCGCAAGCATATTGAGAAAGATGCGGCCTTAGGCCGGCGTTTTCAGGCGGTAACGGTGGCGGAACCATCTCCAGAAGAGGCGGTGGAGATGATGCGAGGCTTGAGGGATAATCTTGCAAAGCATCATCAAGTACAGATTCCTGACGAAATGCTTATTGAAGCTGTCGATTTAAGTCAACGATATGTGACGGAGCGGTTTTTGCCGGATAAAGCGATTGATGTAATTGACGAGGCCGCTAGTCTATTAAAATCAAATTTGCCAAGAAAATTGTCTCGCAAGGATAAATTATCACGTCAAATCAAACGACTAGCTGGTAGGATTGATGCTGCTGTCGAGGCTGAAAATTATCAACAAGCCGCGGAATTTAAGGCGCAAATGCGACAGCTGGAATTGCAGGCTGATAAACTGAGAAACGAAGTCGATAGTAAACCTATGTTAACAGAGGAATATCTACGACGTGCAGTTTCAGCGATGACGAATATTCCGATTGATAGATTATCACTGAACCAAATGAGAGATTTAATCCAATTAGAGAAGCACTTGAGTCGAAGTGTGCTGGGTCAAGACGAAGCAATTGAGCAGTTAGCCCGGGCAATTCGACGAAATAAAGCTGGCCTGAGCCGCCAAAGTGGGCCGTTGGGCTCGTTTATTTTCCTCGGGCCGACTGGCGTAGGAAAGACTGAGCTGGCACGAGTATTGGCGCGGGAGGTTTTTGGCGGTGATGATAATTTGATTAAGATTGACATGAGTGAGTTTTCAGAGCGGCACACAGCTAGTCGGCTGATTGGTGCGCCAGCTGGCTATGTCGGTTATGATGATGGCGGCAAATTGACTGACAAGGTGCGGCGACGGCCATACAGCGTGGTGTTGTTTGATGAGATTGAAAAGGCGCATCCTGACGTACTGAACTTGCTATTGCAGATTTTAGAAGATGGTAAATTGAGCGACTCTCATGGTCGGACAATTAGTTTCCGACAGACGATTATCATTTTAACCAGCAACGTTGGCGCCGAGCAGATGATCCAGGATTCAGAGTTGGGCTTTGCCTCGTCTGGGCAGAAAAAAACTTCCCATACTGATCGACATAATCGCAATTCACGGGCAGCTTTACGCGAGTTGGAGAGTTTCTTGAGGCCAGAACTAATCGGTAGGTTTGATGGGGTGATTACGTTTAAGCCGCTGGCTAGGTCGGTGGTGCGAAAGATTTTTGACAATCTTACAATTGACCTAATCAAGGCAGTTGAGCGGCACGAAATGACGCTTGATATTACTCCATCCACCAAGCGCTGGCTGATTGACCGGGGTTTTGACGAACAGCGCGGCGTGCGAGTTCTCAGGCGTACTATTCAGTCGGAGCTGGCAGATCCGCTCAGTGATGTTCTGTTGTCAAATAAAGCAAAGCCTGGCGATATTCTGCAGGCTAAAATTGATAAAAATAAGGTGATAATTGATGTCAAGCGTGCGTAA